DNA from Methanomassiliicoccales archaeon:
CAAATACACCGATTCGCCGGTGAAGATACTGGCGTCTTCACAATGCTCCGACACTCTCGCCTTGCATCACCGCAAGACCATCATCTCGTTCGAAGCGACGAAGATGGCCTTCAAGAAGATCGTCAGGCGCACCGGCGTGGACATCTCCCAGATCAAGCTGGCGGAAGTGCACGACAACTTCACCGTCTCCGAGATACTAGCGCTCGAAGATATCGGCTTCTTCCCGCAGGGTGAGGCGGGAAAGGCCACCATGGACGGGCAGACGCAGATCGGCGGGCGCGTGGCGGTCAACACCTCCGGCGGTCTGAAGGCCAGGGGCGACCCCATCGGTGCCACGGGCGTGGCGCAGATCGTGGAGCTGGTGACCCAATTAAGGGGAGAGGCGGGCAAGAGGCAAGTGAACGATGCCAAATACGGCCTGGCGCAGAGCGTCGGCGGCACCGGTTCGACGGTGGTCATGCATCTGCTGGGGGTGGCCTAGATGACCATCGCCAGGTTCTGGAGGGAGAACTCCCCCCGTTACAATCTGAAGGCGACGAAGTGCGGCAACTGCGGGAAGATATCCTTCCCTCCGCGCACCGTCTGCCCGGAATGTCATAGAAGATCCATCGGCAAGATGGAGGAGTTCCAGCTCTCCGGGAAGGGGGAGGTGTACTCCTACAGCATCGTGCACGACGCTCCCGCTCAATTCCAGATGCAGAAGCCCTACATCATCGCCATCATCAAGATGGAGGAGGGCATCATGCTGACGGCGCAGATAATCGACTGCGAGCTGGACAAGGTGGAGATAGGCATGCGCGTATGGGCCTCGTTCAGAAAGTTAGGCGAAGAGGGACCGAGCGGAGTGATCCATTACGGATACAAGTTCCACCCACAGCTGTGATGCCATAAGGCCGATGCTCAACCCTTTTTCATATATGTACGAGAGCACTTACTAAAAACACAGGTTACGAGATCCGATCCTTTAAACGGGAAACGCTCGTAACCCTCACTTCACGTCCAGATCGAACTTGCTGTCGTACAGCACGTCCTCTTCCGTCAGCATCGGCTTGCACTTGACGGATATGCCCAGGGTGAGCAGCCCCTCGTTCATCGGTATGATGGTTATGCGCCC
Protein-coding regions in this window:
- a CDS encoding thiolase domain-containing protein (Catalyzes the synthesis of acetoacetyl coenzyme A from two molecules of acetyl coenzyme A. It can also act as a thiolase, catalyzing the reverse reaction and generating two-carbon units from the four-carbon product of fatty acid oxidation) — protein: KYTDSPVKILASSQCSDTLALHHRKTIISFEATKMAFKKIVRRTGVDISQIKLAEVHDNFTVSEILALEDIGFFPQGEAGKATMDGQTQIGGRVAVNTSGGLKARGDPIGATGVAQIVELVTQLRGEAGKRQVNDAKYGLAQSVGGTGSTVVMHLLGVA
- a CDS encoding Zn-ribbon domain-containing OB-fold protein, whose product is MTIARFWRENSPRYNLKATKCGNCGKISFPPRTVCPECHRRSIGKMEEFQLSGKGEVYSYSIVHDAPAQFQMQKPYIIAIIKMEEGIMLTAQIIDCELDKVEIGMRVWASFRKLGEEGPSGVIHYGYKFHPQL